A window of the Chroogloeocystis siderophila 5.2 s.c.1 genome harbors these coding sequences:
- a CDS encoding M16 family metallopeptidase codes for MLMHWVGTSRSQRRVNWLGLWLVALLLVVMLRLPAVAGAVHFTELQFAPLPEVQLPEYTRFVTDNGMIVYLLEDRELPLVSGTALFRTGQRWESAEKTGLAGLTGTVMRTGGTKQHSADELNELLEQRAATVETSISTASGSASFDALSEDLDTVFGLFAEVIRQPVFAQDKLDLAKTQLRGSIARRNDEPGSIAQREFQKLIYGDDSPYARIPEYQTVDNIAREDVVNFYREYFYPNNMILGIVGDFDSQQMRSLIQKYFADWQPNPGMQLPQLPTVCQAKQGGIFLVDQPQLTQSYLQIGHLGGQFNSPDYPALDVLNGVLNGFGGRLFNNVRSRQGLAYSVYGAWSPRYDYPGLFIAGGQTRSDATVSFIQAMQKEIERLKTELVTPEELALAKDSVLNSFVFNFEDPAQTLTRLLRYEYYGYPADFLFRYRQAVEATTAEDIQRVAQTHLKPENLVTLVVGNAAAIQPPLTALASEVTSIDITIPEAEPVATQQKR; via the coding sequence ATGTTGATGCATTGGGTTGGTACGAGTCGGAGTCAGCGGCGTGTTAATTGGCTTGGGCTGTGGTTGGTAGCGCTGTTGTTGGTGGTGATGTTGCGGTTACCTGCGGTTGCGGGGGCTGTACATTTTACTGAGTTGCAGTTTGCGCCGTTGCCAGAGGTGCAGTTACCAGAGTATACGCGCTTTGTGACGGATAATGGCATGATTGTGTATCTGTTAGAAGATCGCGAGTTGCCGTTGGTGAGTGGTACGGCGTTGTTTCGCACTGGGCAACGCTGGGAAAGTGCTGAGAAAACTGGTTTAGCTGGTTTGACAGGAACTGTGATGCGCACGGGAGGAACAAAACAGCATTCTGCTGATGAACTTAATGAGTTATTAGAACAACGGGCGGCTACGGTGGAAACATCGATTAGTACCGCTTCGGGTTCGGCGAGTTTTGATGCTTTGAGTGAAGATCTTGATACAGTGTTTGGGCTGTTTGCTGAGGTGATTCGTCAGCCGGTGTTTGCGCAGGATAAATTAGATTTAGCAAAAACGCAGTTGCGTGGGAGTATTGCACGGCGCAATGATGAACCAGGTAGTATTGCCCAGCGAGAGTTTCAAAAGTTAATTTACGGTGATGATAGTCCTTATGCGCGGATTCCAGAGTATCAAACGGTAGATAATATTGCGCGGGAAGATGTCGTTAATTTTTATCGCGAGTATTTCTATCCGAATAACATGATTTTGGGAATTGTGGGGGACTTTGACTCGCAACAAATGCGATCGCTGATCCAAAAGTATTTTGCCGATTGGCAACCGAATCCTGGAATGCAATTGCCGCAATTACCAACGGTGTGTCAAGCTAAACAAGGCGGTATTTTCTTGGTAGATCAACCGCAACTAACACAAAGTTATTTACAAATTGGTCATTTGGGCGGTCAATTTAATAGTCCTGATTATCCCGCACTAGATGTTTTAAATGGGGTATTAAATGGCTTTGGCGGGCGGTTGTTTAATAATGTGCGATCGCGTCAAGGTTTAGCTTACTCGGTGTACGGTGCGTGGAGTCCGCGTTATGACTATCCTGGTTTATTTATTGCTGGCGGACAAACTCGATCTGATGCCACCGTATCTTTTATTCAAGCAATGCAAAAAGAAATTGAACGCCTTAAAACAGAATTAGTAACACCAGAAGAACTTGCTTTAGCAAAAGATTCTGTTCTCAATTCTTTCGTTTTCAATTTTGAAGATCCGGCACAAACTCTGACGCGACTTTTACGTTACGAATACTACGGCTACCCCGCCGATTTTCTCTTCCGCTATCGTCAAGCTGTCGAAGCAACTACGGCTGAAGATATCCAACGTGTCGCCCAAACTCATCTCAAACCCGAAAACTTAGTCACCTTAGTAGTGGGTAATGCTGCGGCGATTCAACCCCCATTAACAGCATTAGCATCAGAAGTGACATCAATCGATATTACAATTCCTGAAGCAGAACCTGTGGCAACACAACAAAAACGTTAA
- a CDS encoding M16 family metallopeptidase: MSWKRCCQLFLPHHVRWRIFTFLIIILFSWASLPAVAFARTQAPTPEASIQPYLDRVIDQLSEFRLENGIKFIVLERHRAPVVSFLTYADVGGADEPDGKTGIAHYLEHLAFKGTQRIGTTDYAAEKPLLDRLDELDAQIRAAQARGNKAEVARLQAEFEKVQAQAQSFVKQNELGKIVEQAGGVGLNANTSADATRYFYSFPSNKLELWMSLESERFLEPVFREFYQEKDVILEERRLRVDNSPIGQMVEKFLDTAFTKHPYRRPVIGYEEDIRNLTRQDLQDFFDTHYVPSNLTIAVIGDVDANQVQQLAKTYFGRYKAKPAAPAVQVSEPPQKRQREFELRLRSQPWYLEGYHRPSITDPDHVTYDIIGRLLSDGRTSRLYRSLVERQQLALSAQGFSGFPGDKHQNVMLFYALTAPGHTANEVGVALRQEIERLKTEPVSAEELDRVKTQARAGLLRSLKSNMGMAQLLLEYEVKTGSWRNLFKELEAIGAVTAADVQRVAQATFTTQNRTIGRLVPKA, translated from the coding sequence ATGAGTTGGAAACGTTGCTGCCAATTGTTCTTACCTCATCATGTAAGATGGCGAATTTTCACTTTTTTAATAATTATTTTGTTTTCTTGGGCTTCGTTACCAGCAGTTGCATTTGCTCGTACGCAAGCCCCGACGCCAGAAGCATCGATCCAGCCTTACTTAGATCGTGTCATCGATCAACTGAGTGAGTTTCGTTTAGAAAATGGCATAAAATTTATTGTTTTAGAACGCCATCGAGCACCCGTTGTTTCGTTTCTCACTTATGCTGATGTTGGTGGTGCGGATGAACCTGATGGTAAAACAGGAATCGCGCACTATTTAGAGCATTTAGCATTTAAGGGAACGCAACGCATCGGCACAACCGATTACGCAGCCGAAAAACCACTCTTAGATCGCTTAGATGAACTCGATGCCCAAATTCGCGCAGCGCAAGCTAGGGGAAACAAAGCGGAAGTCGCCCGTTTGCAGGCAGAATTTGAAAAAGTCCAAGCACAAGCCCAAAGTTTTGTCAAGCAAAACGAACTAGGGAAAATCGTCGAACAAGCAGGCGGTGTTGGTTTAAATGCCAATACCTCAGCCGATGCAACACGCTATTTTTATAGTTTTCCGAGTAATAAGTTAGAACTATGGATGTCGCTAGAATCTGAGCGATTTTTAGAACCTGTCTTTCGCGAATTTTATCAAGAAAAAGATGTCATTCTTGAAGAACGGCGATTGCGGGTTGATAATTCTCCTATTGGTCAGATGGTAGAGAAGTTTCTCGATACCGCATTTACTAAACATCCCTATCGTCGTCCGGTGATTGGTTACGAAGAAGATATCCGCAACTTGACGCGCCAAGACTTACAAGATTTTTTTGATACGCACTACGTACCCAGTAATTTGACAATTGCCGTGATTGGTGATGTTGATGCAAATCAGGTGCAACAGCTAGCAAAAACTTACTTTGGACGTTACAAAGCAAAACCCGCAGCCCCCGCTGTGCAAGTCTCGGAACCACCTCAAAAACGACAACGGGAATTTGAATTACGTTTGCGATCGCAGCCTTGGTATCTAGAAGGCTATCATCGTCCCTCTATTACCGATCCGGATCATGTTACTTATGACATCATTGGTAGATTACTGAGTGATGGTCGCACGTCGCGGCTGTATAGGTCTTTAGTTGAACGACAGCAACTTGCTCTTTCTGCTCAAGGTTTTAGTGGATTTCCAGGTGATAAGCACCAAAATGTCATGTTATTTTATGCTTTGACGGCTCCTGGTCATACTGCAAATGAAGTCGGTGTAGCTTTAAGACAAGAGATTGAACGCTTAAAGACAGAACCTGTGTCTGCTGAGGAGTTGGATCGCGTGAAGACGCAAGCAAGGGCAGGATTATTGCGATCGCTCAAATCGAATATGGGTATGGCACAGTTGTTATTGGAATATGAAGTGAAAACTGGCTCCTGGCGCAATTTATTCAAGGAGTTGGAAGCAATTGGGGCAGTGACGGCTGCTGATGTTCAGCGCGTGGCGCAGGCGACTTTTACGACGCAGAATCGGACGATCGGGCGGTTGGTGCCAAAGGCTTGA
- a CDS encoding TetR/AcrR family transcriptional regulator encodes MQVFHRTAQSEESSRDRILKAAQRLFARQGYDGTTTRDLAVAAGVAEGTLFRHFPNKKAILIEIATQGWVEILTDLLTELSEMGSYKAVAQVMQRRMWNFHKNADMMRVCFMEAQFHPDLRDRIQAEVINKMTDVAEAFFQTAMDRGIYRKTNPKIVAQVFLGMFAIAGFSHNTLMEPDASPKAMQEMAEGLADIFLNGVLERGE; translated from the coding sequence ATGCAAGTTTTTCATCGCACAGCACAATCTGAAGAATCCTCCCGCGATCGCATTTTGAAAGCAGCACAGCGATTATTTGCCCGTCAAGGATATGATGGCACGACAACGCGCGACTTAGCTGTTGCAGCAGGCGTTGCTGAAGGAACACTATTTCGTCATTTTCCGAATAAAAAGGCGATTTTGATTGAAATTGCAACGCAAGGCTGGGTAGAAATTCTTACCGATTTACTGACTGAATTAAGCGAAATGGGCAGCTACAAGGCGGTAGCCCAAGTGATGCAGCGCCGGATGTGGAATTTTCATAAAAATGCGGATATGATGCGCGTTTGCTTTATGGAAGCGCAGTTTCATCCTGATTTACGCGATCGCATTCAAGCAGAAGTGATTAACAAAATGACGGATGTTGCTGAGGCATTTTTTCAAACCGCGATGGATCGCGGAATCTACCGCAAAACAAATCCGAAAATTGTCGCGCAGGTGTTTTTAGGAATGTTTGCGATCGCAGGTTTTAGTCACAATACATTAATGGAACCGGATGCTTCACCAAAAGCTATGCAAGAAATGGCAGAAGGACTTGCGGATATTTTTCTGAATGGGGTGTTAGAGAGGGGGGAGTGA
- a CDS encoding aminopeptidase P family protein: protein MNIHDVDARLADILRDRRRRLAEIFAAPVVLWSGRRSPRNFAANTFPFRASSHFLYFAGLPLENAAICLESGQLTLFIDDPSPSHTLWHGETPAKEEIAQKIGADAVLPMAELPAHLAGVATIPVQDAATWTEQTQLLDRWVLPERPLEGIDLELAKAIVTLRLIHDAGALAELRKAAAVTINAHKAGMAATRKAKTEADIRAAMEGVIIAENMSCAYASIVTIHGEVLHSDRYHNKIQAGNLVLADVGTETATGWAADVTRTWAVTGKFSSTQRDIYDVVLAAHDACIAKVSPGVEYRDLHFLAATTIAEGLVDLGILQGNVEDLVERDIHALFFPHGVGHLLGLDVHDMEDLGDLAGYEPGRTRSDRFGLGYLRLDRPLRPGMLVTIEPGFYQVPAILNNPEVRTAYQDAVNWERLMQFADVRGIRIEDDVLVTEAGSEVLTAALPTKAEDIEQLVRG, encoded by the coding sequence ATGAATATTCATGATGTTGATGCGAGGCTGGCGGATATTTTGCGCGATCGCCGTCGGCGACTTGCTGAAATTTTTGCTGCACCTGTCGTCTTATGGTCAGGGCGTCGTAGTCCGCGCAATTTTGCGGCAAATACGTTTCCGTTTCGCGCTAGCAGTCATTTTCTCTACTTTGCTGGATTACCATTAGAAAATGCGGCGATTTGTTTAGAGTCTGGACAGTTAACTTTATTTATTGACGATCCGTCACCTAGTCACACACTATGGCATGGAGAAACACCTGCAAAAGAAGAGATTGCCCAAAAAATTGGTGCTGACGCTGTTTTGCCGATGGCAGAATTACCAGCACACTTAGCCGGAGTTGCGACAATTCCAGTGCAAGATGCGGCGACTTGGACAGAACAAACGCAGTTACTCGACCGCTGGGTATTACCAGAAAGACCGCTCGAAGGGATTGATTTAGAATTAGCAAAAGCCATTGTTACTCTCCGCTTGATTCACGATGCGGGTGCATTAGCTGAATTGCGCAAAGCTGCGGCGGTGACGATAAACGCGCATAAAGCTGGCATGGCAGCGACTCGGAAGGCTAAGACTGAAGCCGATATCCGTGCGGCGATGGAGGGTGTCATAATTGCTGAGAATATGAGTTGTGCGTATGCAAGTATTGTGACGATTCATGGCGAAGTGTTGCATAGCGATCGCTATCACAATAAAATTCAAGCTGGAAACTTAGTACTTGCTGATGTTGGCACGGAAACTGCAACCGGTTGGGCAGCAGACGTGACGCGGACTTGGGCAGTTACAGGTAAATTCTCATCTACCCAAAGAGATATTTATGATGTTGTTTTAGCCGCCCACGATGCTTGTATTGCTAAAGTTTCTCCAGGCGTTGAGTATCGCGATCTTCATTTTTTGGCAGCAACGACAATTGCTGAAGGGTTAGTCGATTTAGGCATTTTGCAGGGTAACGTAGAAGATTTAGTCGAGAGAGATATTCATGCATTGTTTTTCCCGCATGGTGTTGGTCATTTACTCGGCTTGGATGTCCATGATATGGAAGATTTGGGAGATTTAGCGGGATATGAACCAGGAAGGACGAGAAGCGATCGCTTTGGGTTAGGATATCTGCGTTTGGATCGTCCTTTACGTCCTGGAATGTTGGTGACAATTGAACCTGGCTTTTATCAAGTTCCAGCAATTTTAAATAATCCGGAAGTCCGCACCGCGTATCAAGATGCTGTGAATTGGGAAAGATTAATGCAGTTTGCAGATGTACGCGGAATACGGATTGAAGATGATGTGCTAGTCACCGAAGCAGGAAGCGAAGTCTTGACCGCAGCGTTACCGACTAAAGCCGAGGATATTGAACAGTTAGTGCGCGGATAA
- a CDS encoding SDR family NAD(P)-dependent oxidoreductase, which yields MNSEFQGKRALVTGGNKGIGFAICQGLLQAGFEVIIAARSLDKAKAATQKLPANSTVRVVKLDVTDDDSIHRAAEQLKQEIDSLDVLVNNAGVYQDQGVNILNVSRSILHQAMDTNTFGSIHVTQAFLPLLQKATQARVINVSSGYGELDGLSADVPSYCLSKLALNGATIMLAEALQSQGIAVYAMCPGWVKTDMGGENAPRSPEQGADTAIWLATEASLDMSGKFFRDRQEISY from the coding sequence ATGAATTCTGAATTTCAAGGAAAACGGGCACTTGTTACTGGAGGTAATAAAGGCATTGGATTTGCAATTTGTCAAGGATTACTGCAAGCAGGTTTTGAGGTGATTATCGCAGCACGTTCGCTTGATAAAGCCAAAGCAGCGACGCAAAAGTTACCAGCTAACTCCACTGTGCGTGTTGTCAAACTTGATGTCACTGATGATGATAGTATTCACCGTGCAGCAGAGCAATTAAAGCAAGAAATAGACTCTTTGGATGTTCTTGTCAACAATGCGGGAGTCTATCAAGATCAAGGCGTAAATATTCTCAATGTGTCACGTAGCATACTGCACCAAGCAATGGATACTAATACCTTTGGTTCAATTCATGTAACGCAAGCTTTCCTCCCACTATTACAAAAAGCTACTCAAGCCCGCGTGATTAATGTTTCGAGTGGCTATGGCGAACTGGATGGCTTATCCGCAGATGTCCCTAGTTATTGTTTATCTAAACTTGCATTAAATGGGGCAACGATTATGCTTGCCGAAGCATTACAATCGCAGGGAATCGCAGTTTATGCAATGTGTCCTGGTTGGGTGAAAACTGATATGGGTGGTGAAAATGCACCGCGATCGCCCGAACAAGGTGCAGATACCGCAATTTGGTTAGCGACCGAAGCGTCACTTGATATGAGTGGGAAATTCTTCCGCGATCGCCAGGAAATTTCTTATTAA
- a CDS encoding helix-turn-helix domain-containing protein yields the protein MTKFELLQKFPPRPIKSETERQVFQEVIDSLLDSEIMPEGQDYLNVLGVLVYEYEKKSLSIPDLSGVELLKALIDEFDLKQKDLILIFKTEVIVSEILNEKRSFTVERIKKLADFFPQPSIIAPRSSK from the coding sequence ATGACTAAATTTGAACTTTTACAAAAATTCCCGCCTCGCCCAATCAAATCAGAGACTGAACGACAAGTCTTTCAAGAAGTCATTGATAGTTTACTGGATAGTGAGATAATGCCAGAAGGACAAGATTATCTCAATGTACTAGGAGTTCTGGTTTATGAATATGAGAAAAAATCTTTATCAATTCCAGATTTAAGTGGTGTTGAGTTACTCAAAGCATTGATTGATGAATTTGATCTTAAACAAAAAGATCTTATTCTTATTTTTAAAACTGAAGTTATTGTATCGGAAATACTTAATGAAAAACGTAGCTTTACTGTAGAGCGTATTAAAAAATTAGCTGATTTCTTTCCTCAACCATCAATAATAGCACCACGTTCTAGCAAGTAA
- a CDS encoding pentapeptide repeat-containing protein — MTNAANQLLKQGIIQYQTNAFEEALQSWQQALNLYRTDQDLQREGAALGNLGAAYQALGNLPEAIACFEQHLALAQRIADNKGQVNALLNLRNAYLALDDATKAGEYHQQQLALAQEMLTSSTTNDFTKVATMLGLNPIEDFAKANLSATNLSNTNFKAANLQGANLSHCNLSYANLNSANLAYAILDNADLKLADLSRANLSNACLADANLSNANLRDANLQGADLQNADLRCLMPRANLSRAILSHANLCSAYLQNANLHAANLRGVLLQQADLSNADLSHADFSNADLTRVEFNDVQVENTQMHNVKGLSTEMKRYLLERGAIIDG, encoded by the coding sequence ATGACTAATGCTGCCAATCAATTACTCAAACAAGGAATTATCCAATATCAAACAAACGCGTTTGAGGAAGCATTACAATCTTGGCAACAAGCATTAAATTTGTATCGCACAGATCAAGATTTGCAACGCGAAGGTGCAGCCTTAGGAAATTTGGGTGCAGCGTATCAAGCTTTGGGAAATTTACCCGAAGCGATCGCGTGTTTTGAACAGCATTTAGCCTTAGCGCAGCGAATAGCAGATAACAAAGGTCAAGTTAATGCACTATTAAACTTAAGAAATGCTTACTTAGCGCTTGATGATGCGACTAAAGCAGGTGAATACCACCAGCAGCAGTTAGCTTTAGCGCAAGAAATGTTAACTTCCTCCACCACCAATGATTTTACAAAAGTTGCAACCATGCTTGGTTTAAATCCAATTGAAGATTTTGCCAAAGCCAACTTAAGTGCTACTAACCTCAGTAATACAAATTTCAAAGCAGCAAATCTGCAAGGTGCTAATTTAAGTCATTGCAATCTTAGTTATGCGAATCTCAATTCTGCTAATTTAGCATACGCGATTCTTGATAATGCCGATCTCAAACTTGCTGATCTAAGTCGTGCTAACTTATCTAATGCTTGTTTAGCCGATGCTAACCTTAGCAATGCAAATCTCCGCGATGCTAACTTGCAAGGTGCGGATTTACAAAATGCCGATCTACGCTGTTTAATGCCTCGTGCTAACCTCAGTAGGGCAATTCTAAGTCATGCCAATTTGTGCAGTGCGTATCTGCAAAATGCTAATCTTCATGCTGCTAATCTTAGGGGTGTACTACTGCAACAAGCTGATCTCAGTAATGCAGATTTGAGTCATGCAGACTTTAGCAACGCAGACTTAACTCGTGTAGAATTCAATGACGTGCAAGTAGAGAACACCCAAATGCACAATGTCAAAGGACTTTCTACTGAGATGAAGCGTTACTTGCTAGAACGTGGTGCTATTATTGATGGTTGA
- a CDS encoding gamma-glutamyl-gamma-aminobutyrate hydrolase family protein, translated as MIQPPIIGITTSGHAQTSSYCLPSSYAAAVKAAGGIPVLIPPSEPEASEIILQRIDGFIFSGGGDIDPAMYNGVMHPTIYNIDLERDRAEIALAQAALASDIPILGICRGLEVLAVATGGTLIPHLPDEYGEIVTHRAEELLSIQHGVDLNSESRLAQEIIGTTTVDVVSWHHQAVRTVSSEWRVTGWATDGVIEALEHKYHPWAIAVQWHPELSSSVDPLQHRIFQSFITATRQTAMANCEY; from the coding sequence ATGATACAGCCTCCGATTATTGGAATTACGACCTCGGGTCACGCTCAAACGAGTAGTTATTGCTTACCTAGTTCGTATGCAGCAGCTGTTAAAGCCGCTGGTGGAATTCCAGTACTGATTCCTCCAAGCGAACCTGAAGCAAGCGAGATTATATTACAAAGAATTGATGGTTTCATCTTCTCTGGTGGCGGAGATATTGATCCCGCAATGTACAACGGTGTCATGCATCCGACAATTTATAATATCGATTTGGAACGCGATCGCGCCGAAATTGCCCTAGCCCAAGCCGCCTTAGCCTCTGATATTCCCATACTCGGTATTTGTCGCGGTTTAGAAGTACTTGCAGTTGCAACTGGCGGAACATTGATTCCGCATCTTCCGGATGAATACGGCGAGATAGTAACGCATCGCGCTGAAGAATTACTATCGATTCAACACGGTGTCGATCTTAACTCTGAGAGTCGTCTTGCCCAAGAAATCATTGGCACAACCACAGTTGATGTCGTCTCTTGGCATCATCAAGCTGTACGTACTGTATCTTCAGAATGGCGCGTCACCGGATGGGCGACGGATGGAGTTATTGAAGCACTAGAACACAAATATCACCCTTGGGCGATCGCAGTGCAATGGCATCCTGAACTTTCCAGTAGTGTCGATCCTTTACAACACCGCATCTTTCAATCCTTCATCACTGCAACACGTCAAACCGCAATGGCTAACTGTGAATACTAA
- the glnT gene encoding type III glutamate--ammonia ligase — MTTTLTRGKALAELAKELQLDFFLVSYTDLLGGTRAKLVPAAKITAVENDGACFAPFASNLGLGPDAHDIAAVPDPSSLIVLPWQPNVGWLASDVYLDGEPFAASPRVIFKKILQQCENLGYSYKTGVEAEFFLLKKSEQGYQIADPQDTAARPCYDQLNLMRQFELISTLVGYMEELGWEPYQCDHEDANGQFEINWTFTDALTTCDRHVFFKYMVKTLAEQRGLTATFMPKPFSQLTGNGAHIHMSLWNDGQNIFAETTEEMGLSNIAYEFLAGVLAHGRGLAALCSPTINSYRRIGATTTASGSTWSPRYISYGGNNRTHMIRIPEGGRFECRLVDGAANLYLALAGILAAGMEGMAKHLAIGKRLDENMFVRGLEFSDLPTLPTSLLEALQCLEKDSLLMQTLGEQAAKTFLDFKYHEWNSYNAQVTSWEVEQYVNC; from the coding sequence GTGACGACAACCTTGACACGAGGCAAAGCCCTAGCCGAGTTAGCCAAAGAATTGCAACTCGATTTTTTTCTTGTATCTTATACTGACTTGTTGGGAGGAACCCGTGCTAAACTCGTTCCCGCCGCGAAAATTACAGCAGTAGAAAATGATGGAGCTTGCTTTGCGCCGTTTGCCAGTAATCTAGGTTTGGGACCTGATGCACATGATATTGCTGCTGTACCCGATCCAAGTTCGTTGATTGTGCTACCGTGGCAACCGAATGTTGGTTGGTTAGCAAGTGACGTGTATTTAGATGGCGAACCGTTTGCTGCATCGCCGCGCGTTATTTTTAAGAAAATACTACAACAGTGCGAAAATTTGGGTTACAGCTACAAAACTGGAGTAGAGGCTGAATTTTTCTTACTCAAAAAGAGCGAACAAGGTTATCAAATCGCTGATCCTCAAGATACTGCTGCACGCCCTTGCTATGATCAGTTGAACTTGATGCGGCAATTTGAATTAATTTCCACACTCGTGGGATACATGGAAGAATTAGGCTGGGAACCGTATCAGTGTGATCATGAAGATGCCAATGGTCAATTTGAAATTAATTGGACGTTTACTGATGCTTTGACAACGTGCGATCGCCATGTCTTTTTCAAATACATGGTGAAAACTCTAGCAGAACAACGCGGTTTAACTGCCACATTCATGCCCAAACCCTTCAGCCAGCTTACCGGAAATGGCGCACATATCCACATGAGTTTATGGAATGACGGTCAAAATATTTTTGCAGAGACCACCGAAGAAATGGGACTATCAAATATAGCGTATGAATTTCTTGCGGGTGTTCTAGCACATGGTCGTGGATTGGCTGCACTCTGTAGCCCGACAATTAACTCGTATCGCCGTATTGGTGCGACGACAACTGCATCCGGTAGCACTTGGAGTCCTCGTTACATTTCCTATGGTGGAAACAATCGCACGCACATGATCCGCATTCCCGAAGGCGGGCGCTTTGAGTGTCGTCTTGTCGATGGTGCAGCAAACCTTTATCTTGCTTTAGCGGGAATCTTAGCAGCAGGGATGGAAGGAATGGCAAAACATCTTGCAATAGGGAAACGCTTGGATGAAAATATGTTTGTGCGGGGTTTAGAATTTTCTGATTTACCAACTCTGCCAACGAGTTTACTCGAAGCACTGCAATGCTTAGAAAAAGATTCCTTATTAATGCAAACCTTAGGAGAACAAGCTGCCAAAACCTTTCTCGATTTCAAATATCACGAGTGGAATAGTTACAACGCGCAAGTGACAAGCTGGGAGGTTGAGCAGTATGTTAACTGCTAA
- a CDS encoding phytanoyl-CoA dioxygenase family protein, translated as MIKLTTKEIDKFNHDGFLVIPRLINADLVGRLIERIEPLFSGEFETGIYPDEWYWRPGLSLPDVTREMCNVWKSDLTIASVVLSAEIGRLSATLAGWTGARIGQDSLWWKPSGGKEVALHQDATYIKYIDPPEIITCWIALDDTSADAGTIEYVRGSHKWRLLDSVAEFHAPTQGYRAQMLQAAAEMNISNPEIVQVEIPAGGCVFHHGNVWHGSGKNTRLDKVRRSLGVHTLSSEAKFRPTGAGYIYGRYQRVDETTMDESFFPILWTKNGDRTPFLANYCKDALATPVLAKL; from the coding sequence ATGATAAAATTAACTACAAAAGAGATAGATAAATTTAATCATGATGGTTTTTTAGTTATTCCTCGCTTAATTAATGCTGATTTAGTAGGGCGGTTAATTGAAAGAATTGAACCATTATTTTCTGGGGAGTTTGAAACAGGGATTTATCCTGATGAATGGTATTGGCGTCCTGGGTTGAGCTTGCCTGATGTTACTAGAGAAATGTGTAATGTTTGGAAAAGTGACCTCACAATTGCAAGTGTGGTTTTATCCGCAGAGATTGGGCGGTTGAGTGCAACTTTGGCAGGATGGACAGGCGCGAGAATTGGACAAGATAGCTTATGGTGGAAACCTTCTGGCGGTAAAGAGGTAGCGCTACATCAAGATGCGACGTACATTAAATACATCGATCCGCCGGAGATAATTACGTGTTGGATTGCCTTAGATGATACTAGCGCTGATGCTGGTACAATCGAGTATGTCAGAGGATCGCATAAGTGGCGCTTGCTAGATAGTGTGGCAGAATTTCATGCACCTACTCAAGGGTATCGCGCTCAAATGTTACAAGCTGCGGCAGAAATGAATATTAGCAATCCTGAAATTGTGCAGGTAGAAATTCCTGCGGGAGGCTGCGTTTTTCATCATGGTAACGTGTGGCATGGTTCGGGGAAAAATACCAGACTTGATAAAGTGCGTCGCAGTTTGGGAGTGCATACACTGTCATCAGAAGCGAAGTTTCGTCCTACAGGTGCAGGATATATTTATGGGCGTTATCAGCGCGTGGATGAGACAACAATGGATGAGAGTTTCTTTCCAATATTGTGGACAAAAAATGGCGATCGCACTCCTTTTTTAGCTAACTATTGCAAAGATGCATTAGCAACACCAGTTCTAGCCAAGTTGTAA